Proteins from a genomic interval of Actinoalloteichus hymeniacidonis:
- a CDS encoding endonuclease/exonuclease/phosphatase family protein, whose product MRLTSLSRRAGAGAVAALAVAANLALVPTAAAQSSDLVIAEIYGGGGNIGATLTNDFVVLGNRGSAEVPVDDLSVQYLPAEPGPTSKWQSTPLAGTVEPAGRFLVAQGLGDGGSVELPEPDAVGEIAMSASRGTVAVVNGTEPLDCLTEVDCAEDERIIDVVGYGAAEVREGEPAEGTTNTTSVSRDAELSDTDDNSVDFTAGEPAPINSSGETPGTPEDPEEPELPETPEEPGEVRIHDIQGVTRISPLADEQVDGVPGVVTGINSFGSSQGFWFQDVEGDGDDRTSEGMFVFTSDTTPDVAVGDEVLVSGTVDAYRPGGDSGAAQSITQLANATWTVLSNDNELPEAEILDADAVPRALAPEAGGDIEELELAPTEYALDFYASRENMLVKVMDAPVVGPTDAYDALWVTTKPTQNRSERGGTVYQDYADSNTGRLKIESLIPFAERPFPIADVGDELRGVTEGPLYYSQYGGYLIKATTLGTHLTGGLTREITRDTESWELAVATYNVENLSPADDQAKFDRLAGGIVENLASPDIVALEEIQDESGPEDDGVVAADGTLNQFVAAIEAAGGPSYEWRQIDPNDKQDGGAPGGNIRTAFLFDPARVSFVDIEGGDADTSVEVQVDAEDRAELSVSPGRIDPANSAWDDSRKPLVGQFRFEDRNVFVVANHFASKGGDQALHGRFQPPVRSSETQRLAQAAAVRTFVDEIAEVDPAANVLVVGDLNDFQFSPVLDTLTEADVLVNPMEWLPSTEQYGYVFDGNSQALDHLLVSGNLSERADYDPVRINAEFADQASDHDPQIVRFRPLHGDAEIDAAEQEEYYGAGGGPGDGDGGGAGPGDGPTPDEDPEEDPAPVTKVPELAGAAGLANTGVSGTLFLVIGALVLLVGGGTAIFLARRKKSGAGEAEQTD is encoded by the coding sequence GTGCGTCTTACTTCTTTATCCCGGCGAGCGGGCGCCGGTGCGGTGGCTGCCCTCGCCGTGGCCGCGAACCTCGCGTTGGTGCCCACCGCAGCCGCGCAATCGAGCGACCTGGTGATCGCCGAGATCTATGGTGGCGGCGGCAATATCGGGGCGACCCTGACCAACGACTTCGTCGTCCTCGGTAATCGTGGTTCCGCCGAGGTGCCGGTGGACGACCTCAGCGTGCAGTACCTTCCCGCCGAGCCCGGCCCCACCTCGAAATGGCAGAGCACGCCGCTGGCGGGCACCGTCGAGCCCGCAGGCCGATTCCTCGTCGCGCAGGGCTTGGGCGATGGCGGCTCGGTGGAGTTACCCGAGCCCGACGCCGTCGGCGAGATCGCGATGTCGGCGAGCCGGGGCACGGTGGCGGTCGTCAACGGGACCGAGCCGTTGGACTGCCTCACCGAGGTTGATTGCGCCGAGGACGAGCGCATCATCGACGTGGTCGGTTACGGCGCGGCCGAGGTGCGCGAGGGCGAGCCCGCCGAGGGCACCACCAACACCACCTCGGTGTCCCGGGACGCCGAGTTATCCGACACCGACGACAACTCCGTCGACTTCACCGCAGGCGAACCCGCGCCGATCAACTCCAGTGGCGAGACGCCCGGCACGCCGGAGGACCCCGAGGAGCCGGAGCTCCCCGAGACCCCGGAGGAGCCGGGCGAGGTACGGATCCACGACATCCAGGGCGTCACCCGCATCTCGCCGCTGGCCGATGAGCAGGTCGACGGGGTTCCCGGTGTGGTCACCGGGATCAACTCCTTCGGCTCCTCGCAGGGCTTCTGGTTCCAGGACGTCGAGGGCGACGGCGACGACCGCACCAGCGAGGGCATGTTCGTCTTCACCTCCGACACCACGCCCGACGTGGCGGTCGGCGACGAGGTTCTCGTTTCCGGCACCGTGGACGCCTACCGCCCCGGCGGCGACTCGGGTGCCGCGCAGTCCATCACCCAGCTCGCCAACGCGACCTGGACGGTGCTCTCCAACGACAACGAGCTTCCCGAGGCCGAGATCCTCGACGCCGACGCGGTTCCGAGGGCCCTGGCCCCGGAGGCGGGCGGCGACATCGAGGAACTGGAGCTGGCGCCCACCGAGTACGCGCTCGACTTCTACGCCTCCCGCGAGAACATGCTGGTCAAGGTGATGGACGCGCCGGTGGTCGGCCCGACGGACGCCTATGACGCGCTGTGGGTGACCACCAAGCCCACCCAGAACCGCAGCGAACGCGGCGGCACGGTCTACCAGGACTACGCGGACTCGAACACCGGCCGACTGAAGATCGAGTCGCTGATTCCCTTTGCCGAGCGTCCGTTCCCGATCGCCGATGTCGGCGACGAGTTGCGCGGCGTGACCGAGGGTCCGCTCTACTACTCGCAGTACGGCGGCTACCTGATCAAGGCCACCACGTTGGGAACACATCTCACCGGCGGCCTGACCAGGGAGATCACCCGGGACACCGAGTCTTGGGAACTGGCGGTAGCGACCTACAACGTCGAGAACCTCTCGCCCGCCGACGACCAGGCGAAGTTCGACCGGCTGGCGGGCGGGATCGTGGAGAACCTGGCTTCCCCCGACATCGTTGCGCTGGAGGAGATCCAGGACGAGAGCGGGCCCGAGGACGACGGCGTCGTGGCCGCCGATGGAACGCTGAACCAGTTCGTGGCCGCGATCGAGGCAGCGGGCGGACCCAGCTACGAGTGGCGGCAGATCGATCCGAACGACAAGCAGGACGGTGGCGCGCCGGGCGGCAACATCCGCACGGCGTTCCTGTTCGACCCGGCCCGGGTGTCCTTCGTGGACATCGAGGGCGGCGACGCCGACACCTCGGTCGAGGTGCAGGTGGATGCGGAGGATCGTGCGGAGCTGAGCGTGTCGCCCGGTCGGATCGACCCGGCGAACTCGGCTTGGGACGACAGCCGCAAGCCGCTGGTCGGCCAGTTCCGCTTCGAGGACCGCAACGTGTTCGTGGTGGCGAACCACTTCGCGTCCAAGGGCGGCGACCAGGCTCTGCACGGCAGGTTCCAGCCGCCGGTGCGCTCCTCGGAGACGCAGCGGTTGGCGCAGGCGGCTGCGGTGCGGACCTTCGTCGACGAGATCGCCGAGGTGGATCCGGCGGCCAACGTGCTGGTGGTCGGCGACCTCAACGACTTCCAGTTCTCGCCGGTGCTCGACACCCTCACCGAGGCCGATGTCCTGGTGAACCCCATGGAGTGGCTGCCGAGCACCGAGCAGTACGGGTACGTCTTCGACGGCAACTCGCAGGCGCTCGATCACCTGTTGGTCAGCGGAAACCTGTCCGAGCGGGCCGACTACGACCCGGTGCGGATCAACGCCGAGTTCGCCGACCAGGCCAGCGACCACGATCCGCAGATCGTGCGTTTCCGTCCGCTGCACGGTGACGCGGAGATCGACGCCGCCGAGCAGGAGGAGTACTACGGGGCGGGCGGCGGCCCGGGTGACGGCGATGGCGGCGGTGCCGGCCCCGGTGATGGGCCGACCCCGGACGAGGACCCGGAGGAGGATCCCGCGCCCGTGACCAAGGTGCCCGAGCTGGCTGGTGCTGCCGGCTTGGCCAACACCGGTGTGTCCGGCACGCTGTTCCTGGTGATCGGCGCGCTGGTACTACTCGTGGGCGGTGGTACGGCGATCTTCCTGGCGCGCCGCAAGAAGTCGGGCGCGGGCGAGGCGGAGCAGACCGACTGA
- a CDS encoding GNAT family N-acetyltransferase — protein sequence MRPRRESDLDDCVSVLAAVHAADGYPRHWPANPTEWLRDPGAMLGAWIVAEAGVLLGQVGLIEAESEIAGQAWRRHAGPQAAAPAGITRLFVAPSARGRGIGTLLLDAACAEARRRDRHPVLDVLARDRAALQLYSRRGFRRLDTVDLILAAGVVEPAHCLAAPN from the coding sequence GTGCGGCCGCGCCGTGAGAGCGACCTCGACGACTGTGTGTCGGTGTTGGCGGCGGTGCACGCCGCCGACGGCTATCCCCGGCACTGGCCCGCGAATCCGACCGAATGGCTGCGTGATCCCGGTGCGATGCTCGGGGCCTGGATCGTCGCCGAGGCAGGCGTCCTGCTCGGGCAGGTGGGCTTGATCGAGGCCGAATCGGAGATCGCGGGCCAGGCCTGGCGTCGGCACGCCGGTCCACAGGCTGCCGCGCCTGCCGGGATCACCCGACTCTTCGTCGCCCCATCCGCGCGCGGACGCGGCATCGGAACACTGCTGTTGGATGCCGCCTGCGCCGAGGCTCGCCGTCGTGATCGTCACCCGGTGCTCGACGTCCTCGCACGGGATCGCGCGGCTCTTCAGTTGTACTCGCGGCGCGGCTTTCGCCGATTGGACACGGTGGATCTGATCTTGGCCGCAGGGGTCGTGGAACCCGCGCACTGCCTCGCCGCGCCGAATTGA
- a CDS encoding MarR family winged helix-turn-helix transcriptional regulator → MATPAAADTPTPHPCEAALEADLGWGLGVVFRAHVKVTNAVLEDIPGGPRGHQVLAFAVQDLGGNQGTIAAQLGLDRTVLTYLIDDLEKAGLVERRPDPSDRRSRLVVATKKGRALWTDRQDALRHVERHVLSALGEDATLFRQLLQRVAVHANSFDPVKDTCSIVEELT, encoded by the coding sequence ATGGCGACTCCTGCCGCAGCGGACACACCGACGCCGCATCCGTGTGAGGCAGCTCTCGAAGCTGACCTGGGTTGGGGGCTGGGTGTTGTCTTCCGTGCCCACGTCAAGGTCACCAATGCCGTGCTCGAGGACATCCCCGGCGGACCTCGCGGGCATCAGGTACTCGCCTTCGCCGTTCAGGACCTCGGCGGTAACCAGGGGACGATCGCCGCGCAGCTGGGGCTGGACCGCACCGTTCTCACCTATCTGATCGACGATCTGGAGAAGGCCGGGCTCGTCGAGCGCCGTCCCGACCCGTCCGATCGCCGCAGCAGGCTGGTGGTGGCGACCAAGAAGGGCCGGGCGCTGTGGACCGACCGGCAGGACGCGCTGCGCCACGTCGAACGGCACGTACTCAGTGCACTCGGTGAGGACGCCACGCTCTTCCGACAGCTGCTTCAGCGCGTCGCCGTCCACGCCAACAGCTTCGATCCGGTGAAGGACACCTGTTCCATCGTCGAGGAACTCACCTGA
- a CDS encoding FMN-dependent NADH-azoreductase, translated as MTLFRLDASIRTEGSVTRELADSAQAAWQEARPGQSVIRRDLAADPLPADAWSTSALSGFVPAEQHTEEQLAAKALASTLAEELLAADAYLFAVPLYNWGVSQHFKTWFDLLVTDPRFAPGGDTLLEGKPAALYVARGGGYGPGTPKEGWDHATPWMVRILQDVLKLDLKVSVAELTLAPVTPGMEGLLGLAQDSLDTAQQSAREHGKSLADQVAAAV; from the coding sequence ATGACGCTGTTTCGTCTGGACGCAAGCATCCGCACCGAGGGCTCCGTCACCCGTGAGCTGGCGGATTCCGCCCAGGCTGCCTGGCAGGAGGCCCGCCCCGGCCAGTCGGTGATCCGGCGCGACCTCGCCGCCGACCCGCTGCCCGCGGATGCCTGGTCGACCTCGGCGCTCTCCGGATTCGTCCCGGCCGAGCAGCACACCGAGGAGCAGCTGGCCGCCAAGGCGCTGGCCTCGACCCTCGCCGAGGAGCTGCTCGCGGCGGACGCCTACCTGTTCGCGGTGCCGCTCTACAACTGGGGCGTGTCGCAGCACTTCAAGACCTGGTTCGACCTGCTCGTCACCGACCCGAGGTTCGCGCCCGGCGGCGACACCCTCCTGGAGGGCAAGCCCGCAGCCCTGTACGTCGCCAGGGGCGGCGGCTACGGTCCGGGCACGCCCAAGGAGGGCTGGGACCACGCCACGCCGTGGATGGTCCGCATCCTGCAGGACGTGTTGAAGCTGGACCTGAAGGTGAGCGTCGCCGAGCTGACCCTCGCGCCCGTCACGCCCGGAATGGAGGGCCTGCTGGGCTTGGCGCAGGATTCACTCGACACCGCGCAGCAGTCGGCCCGCGAGCACGGCAAGAGCCTCGCCGACCAGGTCGCAGCCGCGGTCTGA
- a CDS encoding LLM class flavin-dependent oxidoreductase: MADYGHELRFGTFLTPTADRADQVIELAQLTEQVGLDLVTVQDHPYNNGFLDTWTLLSVIAAKTNTVHVSPNVANLPLRLPVILARSAASLDILSGGRVELGLGAGGVAKAIASIGGPDLSTGQLVTALEEGIQVIRGIWNPAAGNVRVDGEHHRIASARSGPAPQHDIGIWLGAYRRRMLTITGRSADGWLPSSPFAAPETLTEKNAVIDAAAIEAGRDPSEIIRLYNIMGTFGRDDGTFLHGPAAVWAEQLAELTLTEGMSTYILGSDSPDDIRRFAAEVAPQVRELVAAERALSTADSGDDGDPDRLVDEAPSERPSIETTSRSTRAGSAGVRATEFSVVPTPDTGARYSAERPWDESTRPTGPDRDPDRRYTAHEQATGRHLIDVHDMLRQELAQVRDLVEQVAAGILEAGVARSHINTMTMRQNNWTLGTYCESYCRVVTTHHSMEDVGVFPRLRRADPRLAPVVDRLQEEHQVIHEVLEQLDRALVAFVADPAEKMKDLRAAVDLLTDTLLSHLSYEERELVEPLARLGFQ, from the coding sequence TTGGCCGACTACGGGCACGAATTGCGGTTCGGAACCTTCCTGACCCCGACCGCCGATCGTGCGGACCAAGTGATCGAACTGGCTCAACTCACCGAGCAGGTCGGCCTCGACCTGGTGACCGTGCAGGACCACCCGTATAACAACGGCTTCCTGGACACCTGGACGCTGTTGTCGGTGATCGCGGCCAAGACCAACACCGTGCACGTGTCACCGAACGTGGCCAACCTGCCCTTGCGGCTTCCCGTGATCCTGGCTCGCAGCGCCGCGAGCCTGGACATCCTCAGCGGCGGGCGGGTGGAACTCGGCCTCGGCGCAGGCGGCGTCGCGAAGGCCATCGCCTCCATCGGCGGACCAGACCTCAGCACGGGCCAGCTGGTCACCGCCTTGGAGGAAGGCATCCAGGTCATCCGGGGCATCTGGAATCCGGCCGCCGGAAACGTGCGGGTCGACGGCGAGCACCACCGCATCGCCAGCGCTCGATCCGGCCCGGCCCCGCAGCACGACATCGGCATCTGGCTGGGTGCCTATCGACGTCGGATGCTCACCATCACCGGCAGATCCGCCGATGGTTGGCTGCCCAGCAGCCCCTTCGCTGCGCCGGAGACGCTCACCGAGAAGAACGCGGTGATCGACGCGGCCGCCATCGAAGCCGGTCGCGACCCATCGGAGATCATCCGGCTCTACAACATCATGGGCACCTTCGGCCGCGACGACGGCACCTTCCTGCACGGCCCGGCCGCCGTCTGGGCCGAGCAACTGGCCGAGCTGACGCTCACCGAGGGCATGAGCACCTACATCCTCGGCTCGGACTCCCCCGACGACATCCGGCGCTTCGCCGCCGAGGTCGCGCCGCAGGTCCGCGAGCTGGTGGCGGCCGAACGCGCCCTGTCGACGGCTGACTCAGGCGATGATGGTGATCCGGATCGATTAGTCGACGAGGCACCGAGCGAGCGTCCATCGATCGAGACCACCTCCCGCAGCACGCGAGCGGGCTCGGCGGGGGTGCGAGCGACCGAGTTCTCGGTGGTCCCGACCCCCGACACCGGTGCCCGCTACAGCGCCGAGCGCCCGTGGGACGAGAGCACCAGGCCGACCGGCCCGGACCGCGACCCCGACCGGCGATACACCGCACACGAACAGGCCACGGGCCGACACCTCATCGATGTGCACGACATGCTGCGCCAGGAACTCGCCCAGGTGCGGGACCTCGTCGAGCAGGTGGCGGCGGGCATCCTGGAAGCAGGCGTGGCCCGCTCGCACATCAACACGATGACCATGCGGCAGAACAACTGGACGCTCGGCACCTACTGCGAGTCCTACTGCCGAGTCGTCACCACCCACCACAGCATGGAGGACGTCGGCGTCTTCCCCCGACTTCGCCGCGCCGACCCACGGCTGGCGCCGGTCGTGGATCGGTTGCAGGAGGAACACCAGGTCATCCACGAGGTGCTCGAACAGCTGGATCGAGCGCTGGTGGCCTTCGTCGCCGACCCGGCCGAGAAGATGAAGGACCTGCGAGCCGCCGTGGACCTGCTGACCGACACGCTCCTGTCGCACCTGTCCTACGAGGAACGCGAGCTGGTCGAGCCGCTGGCCAGACTCGGGTTCCAGTAG
- a CDS encoding RNA polymerase sigma factor, translating to MRLRGGAAVLDEGTARGPGDDSTTPIVALIPTTPWLPTVASTAPDDAAFAVLVRDYSRQVFGIALRMLGDRAEAEDVTQDVFLICWRKIDGLADPQAVGGWLCRIAQRRALEVLRARRRRRTEPYAQVPESAMISGLGVTGRCCVQPERAAETSAALRDLGCAVRTLTAPQRVVWLLIEVAGISHAEAARLLDLDEQAVRGRLCRARSRLAVALRAWR from the coding sequence GTGAGGCTTCGCGGCGGGGCGGCGGTCCTGGACGAGGGGACGGCCCGAGGCCCCGGCGATGACTCGACCACCCCGATCGTCGCGCTGATCCCGACCACACCGTGGTTGCCGACTGTCGCATCGACCGCCCCGGACGACGCCGCATTCGCCGTGTTGGTGCGCGACTACTCCCGGCAGGTCTTCGGCATCGCGCTGCGGATGCTCGGCGACCGGGCGGAGGCCGAGGACGTCACCCAGGACGTCTTCTTGATCTGCTGGCGCAAGATCGACGGGCTCGCCGATCCGCAGGCCGTCGGTGGTTGGCTGTGTCGCATCGCACAGCGGCGTGCCCTGGAGGTGCTGCGGGCGCGCCGACGTCGTCGCACCGAGCCGTATGCGCAGGTTCCGGAGTCCGCGATGATCTCCGGTCTCGGGGTGACGGGCCGATGCTGCGTGCAGCCGGAGCGGGCTGCGGAGACCAGCGCTGCGCTTCGTGATCTCGGCTGCGCGGTGCGGACCCTGACCGCGCCACAGCGGGTCGTCTGGCTGTTGATCGAGGTCGCGGGCATCTCGCATGCCGAGGCGGCCCGGTTGCTCGACCTGGATGAACAAGCGGTTCGGGGCAGGCTCTGTCGGGCTAGGAGCAGGCTTGCCGTCGCGCTGCGGGCCTGGCGATGA
- a CDS encoding CsbD family protein — MGVFDKAKQQAQEVAGKAKEAVGRATDNEELENAGKREKLESQAKQAGQDAKDKAAGVVDDVKKKFDNGA, encoded by the coding sequence ATGGGCGTGTTCGACAAGGCCAAGCAACAGGCGCAAGAGGTTGCAGGCAAGGCGAAGGAGGCCGTGGGGCGCGCGACTGACAACGAGGAACTCGAGAACGCCGGCAAGCGGGAAAAACTCGAGAGTCAGGCCAAGCAGGCCGGACAGGACGCCAAGGACAAGGCGGCAGGCGTGGTCGACGACGTGAAGAAGAAGTTCGACAACGGCGCCTGA
- a CDS encoding nucleoside deaminase, translated as MSQPYERETDRELVAMAIAEAELAGRAGDVPIGAVVVDAQGGLLATAHNQREVLGDPTAHAEVLALRRAAQVHGDGWRLTGCTLAVTVEPCAMCAGAVVAARVDRLVFGAWEPRTGAVGSLWDVVRDRRLNHRPEVVGGVLAAESAALLDGFFTQRRSRA; from the coding sequence GTGTCGCAGCCGTACGAACGGGAGACCGACCGCGAACTGGTCGCAATGGCCATCGCCGAGGCCGAACTGGCGGGCCGGGCGGGCGATGTGCCGATCGGCGCGGTGGTCGTCGACGCGCAGGGCGGCCTGCTCGCGACCGCCCACAACCAACGCGAGGTGCTCGGCGATCCGACCGCGCATGCGGAGGTGCTCGCGCTGCGCCGCGCAGCGCAGGTACACGGCGATGGCTGGCGGCTCACCGGCTGCACCCTGGCTGTCACGGTCGAGCCATGCGCGATGTGCGCGGGTGCCGTGGTCGCCGCGCGGGTCGACCGGTTGGTCTTCGGTGCCTGGGAGCCGCGCACGGGAGCCGTCGGATCGCTCTGGGACGTGGTGCGCGACCGCAGGCTGAACCACCGCCCCGAGGTGGTCGGGGGAGTGCTGGCGGCCGAGTCCGCAGCGCTGCTGGATGGCTTCTTCACGCAACGCCGTAGCCGAGCTTGA
- a CDS encoding tRNA adenosine deaminase-associated protein codes for MSVQEPIQGTAVAVLREEGRWRCLPLPDACLLDLDRAVTELRNTRSTGAAFALLNVDDEFFILLRPTPGGMALLLSDAVASLYYDVAEDVVDALGVEPPEEDDEEIWPVGDLAILADLGLSDAELTVIAEEDVYPDEQLMMIAQRCGFGTELNAVLER; via the coding sequence ATGTCGGTGCAGGAGCCGATCCAGGGCACGGCCGTTGCGGTGCTTCGTGAAGAGGGGCGCTGGCGGTGCCTACCGCTGCCTGATGCGTGCCTGCTCGACCTGGACAGGGCAGTCACGGAGTTGCGCAACACTCGATCGACCGGTGCCGCGTTCGCGCTGCTCAACGTCGACGACGAGTTCTTCATTCTGCTGCGACCCACCCCCGGCGGGATGGCGCTGTTGCTGTCCGACGCGGTGGCGTCGCTCTACTACGACGTGGCCGAGGACGTCGTCGACGCGCTCGGGGTCGAGCCGCCGGAGGAGGACGACGAGGAGATCTGGCCGGTGGGCGACCTGGCGATCCTCGCCGATCTCGGGCTGTCCGACGCCGAACTGACGGTCATCGCCGAAGAGGACGTCTATCCGGATGAGCAGCTGATGATGATCGCCCAGCGATGCGGCTTCGGCACCGAGCTCAACGCGGTCCTGGAACGTTAG
- a CDS encoding prephenate dehydrogenase has translation MIDVPAVCVIGIGLIGGSVLRAAAAAGWQAFGATTSPTDAELARADGADVCTDVDTALRRAAAEDALVVIAVPLTALDTVLRQIARYAPDCGLTDVISVKEPVAARIAERLPDARYVGGHPMAGSATSGWAGGSVDLFRGAPWVLTTEDDTDRAHWLRTARLALACGAAVVPASAREHDAAAARISHLPHVLAAVLASVAQEGGSLALSLAAGSFTDGTRVAATRPELVQAMCEGNRDALLAAMDDALGRLGVARGALATTGSLAATINHGHQSRLQWAQQQAQATGEFTVPFLEADAPERLRTIGAAGGRIHRISGDVLDGVLPLPQ, from the coding sequence ATGATCGACGTGCCTGCGGTATGTGTGATCGGAATCGGTTTGATCGGCGGATCGGTGTTGCGCGCGGCTGCGGCAGCGGGTTGGCAGGCATTCGGCGCGACCACCTCGCCGACGGACGCCGAGCTGGCGCGAGCCGACGGGGCCGATGTCTGCACCGATGTCGACACCGCGCTGCGCCGGGCGGCGGCCGAGGACGCACTCGTGGTGATCGCCGTTCCCTTGACCGCCCTGGACACCGTCCTGCGCCAGATCGCCAGGTACGCACCCGACTGCGGGCTGACCGACGTGATCAGCGTGAAGGAGCCGGTCGCCGCGCGGATCGCCGAGCGGTTGCCGGACGCCCGCTATGTCGGCGGGCATCCGATGGCGGGTAGCGCCACCTCCGGTTGGGCAGGCGGCTCGGTGGATCTCTTCCGGGGCGCACCCTGGGTACTGACCACCGAGGACGACACTGATCGGGCCCATTGGCTGCGCACCGCCAGGTTGGCGTTGGCCTGTGGCGCGGCCGTGGTGCCTGCCTCCGCGCGCGAACACGATGCCGCTGCCGCACGGATCTCCCACCTGCCCCATGTGCTCGCCGCCGTGCTGGCCTCGGTCGCCCAGGAGGGCGGCAGTCTCGCGTTGAGCCTGGCCGCCGGTTCCTTCACCGACGGGACCCGGGTCGCCGCGACCCGCCCGGAACTGGTGCAGGCCATGTGTGAGGGCAACCGAGACGCACTGTTGGCGGCCATGGACGACGCCCTCGGCCGTCTCGGCGTGGCCCGAGGCGCCCTGGCCACCACCGGGTCGTTGGCCGCCACCATCAACCACGGACACCAATCCCGGTTGCAGTGGGCACAGCAGCAGGCGCAGGCCACCGGCGAGTTCACCGTGCCGTTCCTCGAAGCCGATGCGCCGGAACGACTGCGGACCATCGGCGCGGCCGGTGGCCGCATCCATCGCATCAGCGGTGATGTGCTGGACGGCGTGTTGCCGCTGCCGCAGTGA